In a single window of the Coffea eugenioides isolate CCC68of chromosome 3, Ceug_1.0, whole genome shotgun sequence genome:
- the LOC113766395 gene encoding F-box/kelch-repeat protein At3g23880-like: METTVDMEKETKEFLVNIHFPEEIIIEILRRLPVRILMQFKLVCKPWNSLISDPTFKLSTKRRQRAIMCTTQITEKFDGTHFDEKRKMLYSLDCELFVQDLPCPVKVPSERYTIQFLGSCNGLLLFCTSGCIYLWNASTRCCRQLHQLNGLMKRSSYHLFGIASGLCFNESSNDYKAVIIDTNPYVEDRSLRVSSFVYVASLRRRIEWTDINFPYKLIRNQRTTLASGALVNGHLHWLVEEGSGNETVIVYFDETTNQFHKFPMPETTPHEGGFATPFLRLIVLDGCICMCISGSNFRSNDILIMREYGVKESWTTLFRIQGIQGCFVPLFSSVSDDDILVSNAWEIEVYNCKNNSSKKIKLSPDRELLDGYPLVYEETLESVDWVQQD; the protein is encoded by the coding sequence ATGGAGACCACCGttgacatggaaaaagaaacgAAGGAATTTCTGGTGAATATTCACTTTCCAGAGGAAATAATTATTGAGATACTGCGCAGATTACCAGTGAGGATTCTCATGCAATTTAAGTTGGTATGCAAGCCATGGAATTCTTTAATATCAGATCCAACTTTCAAACTCTCTACCAAAAGAAGACAGCGGGCCATTATGTGCACCACGCAGATCACAGAGAAGTTTGACGGAACTCATTTCGACGAGAAACGAAAAATGCTCTATTCCTTGGATTGTGAACTTTTTGTCCAAGATCTTCCTTGCCCGGTAAAGGTTCCATCTGAGCGTTACACTATTCAATTCCTTGGTTCTTGCAATGGTTTATTGCTCTTCTGTACTTCTGGATGCATATATCTGTGGAATGCATCCACAAGATGTTGCAGACAATTGCACCAACTTAATGGTCTGATGAAGAGATCCTCTTATCATCTTTTTGGTATAGCCTCGGGACTTTGCTTCAATGAGTCCTCTAATGATTACAAAGCAGTGATCATTGATACTAATCCTTATGTTGAGGATCGTTCTTTAAGGGTAAGCAGTTTTGTTTATGTTGCTAGTTTAAGGAGGCGAATCGAATGGACCGATATTAATTTTCCCTACAAGTTAATCAGAAATCAAAGAACTACATTAGCATCAGGGGCTTTAGTGAATGGCCATTTACATTGGTTAGTTGAAGAGGGGAGTGGCAATGAGACTGtcattgtttattttgatgaaaCGACAAACCAATTTCACAAATTTCCCATGCCTGAAACTACACCACATGAGGGAGGATTTGCAACCCCTTTTTTACGGCTAATCGTCTTAGACGGATGTATTTGCATGTGTATTTCAGGATCCAACTTTAGATCCAATGACATTTTGATTATGAGAGAATATGGTGTAAAGGAGTCCTGGACTACCTTATTTCGTATACAAGGTATACAAGGTTGCTTTGTCCCCCTTTTTTCTTCAGTGTCCGatgatgatattttggtctcAAATGCTTGGGAAATAGAAGTTTACAACTGTAAAAACAATTCATCGAAGAAAATTAAACTCTCACCAGACCGCGAACTCCTAGATGGTTATCCTCTGGTGTATGAGGAGACTCTAGAATCAGTTGATTGGGTGCAGCAGGATTGA